The Medicago truncatula cultivar Jemalong A17 chromosome 4, MtrunA17r5.0-ANR, whole genome shotgun sequence genome includes a region encoding these proteins:
- the LOC25493337 gene encoding protein LIGHT-DEPENDENT SHORT HYPOCOTYLS 4 has protein sequence MSAAVAAAASAAISSYNNSSSSSSNHSDELLTSQTMQVSVAPPLSRYESQKRRDWNTFGQYLKNHRPPLTLSRCSGAHVLEFLRYLDQFGKTKVHSENCAYFGNSHPPGPCPCPLKQAWGSLDALIGRLRAAFEENGGSQEMNPFGARAVRLYLREVRDAQAKARGIGYEKKKRKKLNQNQQNGSMTMVQNDHVHHHDDVVNSGYGHGGGFVDQYSNLNGTTSRNDAAVSYFSL, from the coding sequence ATGTCAGCTGCCGTGGCTGCCGCCGCTTCCGCCGCTATATCCAGCTACAACAACTCCTCCTCAAGCAGCAGCAACCATAGTGATGAGTTGTTAACTTCACAAACAATGCAAGTTTCTGTTGCTCCACCACTAAGCAGGTACGAGTCACAAAAGAGACGTGATTGGAACACTTTTGGTCAATACCTAAAAAACCATCGTCCACCATTAACACTCTCACGTTGTAGTGGTGCACATGTTCTTGAGTTTCTTCGTTACTTGGATCAGTTTGGAAAAACCAAGGTTCATTCTGAAAACTGTGCTTATTTTGGAAACTCACACCCACCAGGTCCATGTCCTTGTCCTTTGAAACAAGCTTGGGGAAGTCTTGATGCTCTTATTGGTAGGTTACGTGCTGCTTTTGAAGAGAACGGTGGTTCACAAGAGATGAACCCTTTTGGAGCACGTGCTGTTAGGTTGTATCTTAGGGAAGTTAGAGATGCTCAAGCTAAAGCTAGAGGGATTGgttatgagaagaagaaaaggaagaaactgaatcaaaatcaacaaaatggGTCGATGACTATGGTGCAAAATGATCATGTGCATCATCATGATGATGTAGTGAATTCAGGTTATGGTCATGGTGGTGGTTTTGTCGATCAGTACTCAAATTTAAATGGGACAACTTCTAGAAATGATGCCGCAGTTTCTTATTTCTCATTATAG